From Crassaminicella indica, one genomic window encodes:
- a CDS encoding fructose PTS transporter subunit IIA, with product MEKIINTDLIDLNLKAETKEEAIKTLIKRVDKCGRLNDINEYLKVVLEREKLSTTGIGFGIAIPHGKSDAVKIPTLAFGRCEDGIEWQSLDGKVVKIIFLIAVPEEAASNQHLRILAALSRRMMNEEFRKKLLEIVDEKELMNLLDDILAEIAA from the coding sequence ATGGAAAAAATTATAAATACTGATTTGATAGATTTAAATTTAAAAGCTGAAACAAAAGAAGAAGCTATAAAGACACTGATAAAGAGAGTAGATAAATGTGGAAGATTAAACGATATAAATGAATATCTAAAGGTTGTGCTAGAGAGAGAAAAACTGTCTACTACAGGAATAGGCTTTGGGATAGCGATACCACATGGAAAGAGTGATGCTGTAAAAATTCCAACTTTAGCGTTTGGTAGATGCGAAGATGGAATAGAATGGCAATCTTTAGATGGTAAGGTTGTAAAAATCATTTTTCTTATTGCAGTACCAGAAGAGGCAGCATCTAATCAACATTTAAGAATTTTAGCAGCCTTATCTAGAAGAATGATGAATGAAGAATTTAGAAAGAAACTATTAGAAATAGTAGATGAGAAAGAACTAATGAATTTATTAGATGATATTTTAGCAGAAATAGCAGCTTAA
- a CDS encoding class II fructose-1,6-bisphosphate aldolase produces the protein MLVTGKEILKHAHENGYAVGAFNVNNMEQVQAIIEAAEETQSPVIIQASQGGLKYAGVEYIAGMGKIAAEKASVPVAIHLDHGTDFKQIMACIRNGFTSVMIDGSHHELEENIKITKQIVEMAHAVGVSVEAELGKIGGTEDDISVDEKDATYTDPDEAARFVEETGVDYLAIAVGTAHGPYKGEPKLDFDRIKVIKEKLNMPLVLHGSSGVPEESIKKAVSLGINKINIDTDIRMAFHKAVKEFVSKNPDVYDPRKIVGPARVAMKEVIAEKMRMFGAAGKAWR, from the coding sequence ATGTTAGTAACTGGAAAAGAAATACTAAAGCACGCTCATGAGAATGGATATGCAGTAGGAGCTTTTAATGTCAACAATATGGAACAAGTACAAGCTATTATTGAAGCAGCAGAGGAAACTCAATCTCCTGTAATCATTCAAGCAAGTCAAGGTGGACTTAAATACGCAGGTGTAGAGTATATTGCTGGAATGGGTAAAATTGCTGCAGAAAAAGCTTCAGTTCCTGTTGCTATTCACTTAGATCATGGAACAGATTTCAAACAAATCATGGCATGTATTCGCAATGGATTTACTTCTGTTATGATTGATGGTTCTCACCATGAATTAGAAGAAAACATAAAAATAACAAAGCAAATCGTGGAAATGGCACATGCTGTAGGTGTATCTGTTGAGGCAGAGCTTGGAAAAATCGGTGGAACAGAAGATGATATATCTGTAGATGAAAAAGATGCAACTTATACAGATCCAGATGAAGCTGCTCGTTTTGTAGAAGAAACTGGAGTTGATTATTTGGCTATTGCAGTAGGAACAGCTCATGGACCTTACAAGGGAGAACCAAAGCTTGATTTTGATAGAATCAAAGTAATAAAAGAAAAGCTTAACATGCCTTTAGTACTTCATGGTTCATCAGGTGTACCAGAAGAAAGTATTAAAAAAGCTGTTAGTCTTGGAATCAACAAAATCAATATTGATACGGATATAAGAATGGCATTCCATAAAGCTGTAAAAGAATTTGTAAGCAAAAACCCAGATGTTTATGATCCTAGAAAGATTGTAGGCCCAGCAAGAGTAGCGATGAAGGAAGTTATTGCAGAAAAAATGAGAATGTTTGGCGCTGCAGGCAAGGCTTGGAGATAG
- a CDS encoding PTS fructose transporter subunit IIC, with protein MKGELKNIRTYLMTGVSYMIPIVVIGGVLIALAIALSGVEAGTGANVTNPILEKMLNIGVKAFGLMVPILAGYISFGIADRPGLAPGLVGGALANEIGAGFLGGIIAGFVAGYTAKWIKSWKVHVQLRAIMPIFVIPLLTSLVVGTVMYIIGAPISSLMESMTATLKSMGTGNAVLLAVIMGAMIAFDMGGPINKVAFMFGAAMIGEGVYTIMGPVAVAICVPPIAMGVATLLNPKKYTETEKEAGKGAIAMGLIGITEGAIPFAAADPFRVIPSIVVGSSIGAAIAAIGKVGDHAPHGGPIVLPVVDNRIMFIIAVLVGVAVAALMVNILKKDVVEEKKEENDDEEISIEF; from the coding sequence ATGAAAGGTGAATTGAAAAATATAAGAACTTATCTTATGACAGGTGTATCTTATATGATTCCTATTGTTGTAATAGGTGGGGTATTGATTGCTCTAGCTATTGCATTAAGTGGGGTTGAAGCTGGAACTGGAGCAAATGTAACTAATCCAATTCTAGAAAAGATGCTAAATATAGGAGTAAAGGCTTTTGGACTTATGGTACCTATATTAGCAGGATATATTTCTTTTGGTATTGCGGATAGACCAGGATTAGCACCGGGACTTGTTGGTGGAGCATTAGCTAATGAAATAGGAGCAGGATTTTTAGGAGGAATTATAGCAGGCTTTGTAGCAGGATATACAGCTAAATGGATAAAATCATGGAAAGTACATGTTCAGTTAAGAGCTATTATGCCAATATTTGTTATTCCTTTATTAACATCATTAGTTGTAGGGACTGTAATGTATATAATTGGTGCTCCTATTAGTAGTTTGATGGAATCAATGACAGCAACTCTAAAGAGTATGGGAACAGGAAATGCAGTATTACTTGCAGTTATTATGGGAGCAATGATTGCTTTTGATATGGGTGGACCAATAAACAAGGTTGCATTCATGTTTGGAGCAGCTATGATTGGCGAAGGTGTATATACAATTATGGGTCCGGTAGCAGTAGCTATTTGTGTGCCTCCTATAGCAATGGGAGTTGCAACACTTTTAAATCCTAAAAAATATACAGAAACAGAAAAAGAGGCTGGTAAAGGTGCTATCGCAATGGGGCTTATAGGTATTACAGAAGGAGCTATTCCATTTGCAGCAGCAGATCCATTTAGAGTAATTCCTTCTATTGTGGTAGGATCATCTATTGGAGCAGCAATTGCTGCAATAGGAAAAGTAGGAGATCATGCACCACATGGAGGACCAATCGTACTTCCTGTAGTAGATAATAGGATAATGTTTATCATAGCAGTATTAGTTGGCGTTGCAGTAGCAGCACTTATGGTAAATATATTGAAAAAAGATGTAGTAGAAGAGAAAAAAGAAGAAAATGATGATGAAGAGATTAGCATAGAGTTTTAA
- the pfkA gene encoding 6-phosphofructokinase gives MKTIGVLTSGGDAPGMNAAIRAVVRAGIYNNIKVMGIERGYNGLINGNIKEMNLSSVADIIHRGGTVLKTARCEEFKTEEGRKKALNVLKVFGIEGLVVIGGDGSFTGAQKLSEAGIKTIGIPGTIDNDLAYTDYTIGFDTALNTVLDAITKIRDTSASHGRANIVEVMGRHCGDIALYAGLAGGAESVIVPEEEFSIDDVCRKLIQGRSRGKLHSIIMLAEGIGGNAFELGKEIEEVTGIETKVTVLGHIQRGGNPSAFDRILASKLGAKAVSLLIEGKSGRVVGMKDHKIIDMDIHEALSMERQFDKETYKLTKILSI, from the coding sequence TTGAAGACCATAGGTGTACTAACCAGTGGAGGAGATGCTCCAGGAATGAATGCAGCCATAAGAGCTGTAGTTAGAGCAGGAATCTATAATAATATAAAAGTAATGGGAATTGAACGAGGATATAATGGATTAATAAATGGAAATATTAAAGAGATGAATCTATCTTCTGTTGCAGATATTATTCATAGAGGAGGAACCGTTTTAAAAACGGCAAGATGTGAAGAATTCAAAACAGAAGAAGGAAGAAAAAAAGCTTTAAATGTACTAAAAGTTTTTGGTATAGAAGGACTTGTTGTAATAGGTGGAGATGGTTCTTTTACAGGTGCACAAAAGCTTAGTGAAGCAGGAATCAAAACAATCGGAATTCCAGGAACTATTGACAATGACTTAGCATATACAGACTATACCATTGGTTTTGATACAGCACTAAATACAGTACTTGATGCGATTACTAAAATCAGAGATACTTCAGCATCTCATGGCAGAGCAAATATTGTTGAAGTAATGGGAAGACATTGTGGAGATATTGCATTATATGCAGGTCTTGCTGGTGGTGCTGAAAGTGTTATCGTACCAGAAGAAGAGTTTTCTATTGATGATGTATGTAGAAAGCTTATTCAAGGAAGAAGCAGAGGAAAGCTTCACAGTATTATCATGTTGGCAGAAGGAATAGGTGGAAATGCCTTTGAATTAGGAAAAGAAATAGAAGAAGTAACAGGAATCGAAACAAAGGTTACTGTTCTTGGACACATTCAAAGGGGAGGAAATCCTTCAGCCTTTGATAGAATCCTTGCAAGTAAGCTAGGAGCAAAAGCAGTAAGCTTGCTAATAGAGGGCAAATCAGGAAGAGTTGTAGGTATGAAGGATCATAAAATTATTGATATGGATATTCATGAAGCTTTATCCATGGAAAGACAATTTGATAAGGAAACATATAAATTGACAAAAATACTTTCTATATAA
- a CDS encoding PTS fructose-like transporter subunit IIB, translating into MKILAVTACPTGIAHTYMAAEALEKEAKERGFEVKVETQGSIGIENEITKDDLEGADVVILTKDMAIKGKDRFKGIPVVNVAIGDIIKKTGLLLDKIVDHLNSKK; encoded by the coding sequence ATGAAAATATTAGCTGTAACTGCTTGTCCAACAGGTATAGCTCATACTTATATGGCTGCAGAAGCATTAGAAAAGGAAGCGAAAGAAAGAGGCTTTGAAGTAAAAGTAGAGACTCAAGGGTCTATAGGAATTGAAAATGAAATTACAAAAGATGATTTAGAGGGTGCAGATGTAGTTATTTTGACAAAGGATATGGCTATAAAAGGAAAAGATAGATTTAAAGGAATTCCTGTTGTGAATGTAGCCATTGGAGATATTATTAAAAAAACAGGATTATTACTGGATAAGATTGTTGATCATTTGAATAGTAAAAAATAG